The following proteins come from a genomic window of Mucinivorans hirudinis:
- a CDS encoding transposase → MDYSFIEKFDHYLRIERKFKANSVVGIIGKIKLMVKSAITDDVIVFDPFISFRSEGEESKPKTLTRQELEQIMTTPLDIPSRYLVRDLFLFSAFTGISFSDLRNLKYSDLATNDDGTVWIHSKRIKTGVEFHVPLLDLPIKLIDKYRGSTDGEHVFRMLSNVKTNLHLKKIAQMCGIDKCLCFHAARHCYASVITLSQGIPMETVSRMLGHSTIKSTRIYAQISYEKVDSDMKQLAKSIKGKYHLANL, encoded by the coding sequence TTGGATTACTCCTTTATCGAGAAATTTGACCACTATCTGCGCATAGAACGAAAATTCAAAGCGAATAGCGTTGTCGGTATAATCGGCAAAATCAAGCTGATGGTTAAATCTGCAATTACCGATGATGTAATTGTTTTTGACCCATTTATATCATTCCGCAGCGAAGGCGAAGAGTCAAAGCCTAAGACCTTGACACGTCAGGAGCTTGAGCAGATTATGACTACCCCTCTCGATATTCCAAGCAGGTATTTGGTGAGAGACCTATTTCTGTTTTCAGCCTTTACAGGCATCTCATTTAGTGATCTTCGCAACCTGAAATATAGCGACCTCGCAACAAATGATGATGGGACAGTGTGGATTCACTCTAAACGTATTAAAACAGGCGTAGAATTTCACGTCCCTCTATTAGACCTGCCTATAAAATTGATTGACAAGTATAGGGGCTCAACCGATGGCGAACACGTATTCAGAATGTTGAGTAATGTAAAGACCAACCTACACCTAAAGAAGATAGCACAAATGTGCGGTATAGATAAGTGCTTGTGCTTTCACGCAGCCCGGCACTGCTACGCCAGTGTCATTACGCTCTCCCAAGGTATCCCGATGGAGACAGTCAGTCGGATGCTGGGGCACAGCACGATAAAATCCACTCGTATCTACGCTCAAATATCTTATGAGAAAGTGGATAGCGATATGAAGCAACTTGCCAAAAGCATCAAAGGAAAATATCATTTAGCAAACTTATAA
- a CDS encoding Integrase, translating to MRSMKRSTFKVAFFLKRNALRKSGNMPIVARISIDAATVQFSTKLEINPEAWSVALGRVAGRGGEALRINNTLDSIRTALANIYHEQHEKGNTVTAEKLKNLFLGHDDSQATLLQLFAKHNSDSERLIGISTTRSTYKKYDLAMRRVEEFLRYQYNLSDISLKELNLNFIRDYELFLRTNCSLSNNVAAKMIMFLKKIVTLAFNNGMISSNPFANYHIKLNRVDRGYLTNEELETMMSKEINIKRLDQVRDVFVFCCFTGLSYVDVRNLTHSNVRTSFDGKVWIMTKRQKTDNPVNVLLLDVPRMIIEKYSGKLPCQLVLPVMSNQITT from the coding sequence ATGAGAAGTATGAAACGAAGTACCTTCAAAGTGGCATTTTTCCTAAAACGGAACGCCCTCAGAAAAAGCGGCAATATGCCGATTGTAGCTCGCATCTCGATTGATGCAGCAACCGTGCAGTTCAGCACGAAGTTAGAGATTAACCCCGAAGCATGGAGTGTCGCCTTAGGCAGAGTGGCTGGAAGAGGTGGCGAAGCATTGAGAATCAACAACACGCTCGACTCTATTCGCACAGCACTTGCCAACATCTATCACGAGCAACACGAAAAGGGAAACACAGTAACTGCCGAGAAACTCAAAAATCTATTTTTGGGTCACGACGACTCTCAGGCAACGCTCCTGCAACTATTCGCCAAACACAACTCCGACTCGGAGAGACTCATCGGCATTAGCACTACTCGCTCCACATATAAGAAGTACGACCTCGCAATGCGTCGTGTCGAGGAGTTCTTACGCTACCAATACAACCTCTCGGATATATCTCTAAAAGAGCTAAATCTCAATTTCATCCGTGATTATGAACTTTTCTTGCGAACAAATTGCAGTCTGAGCAACAATGTAGCAGCCAAGATGATAATGTTTCTCAAGAAGATAGTTACCCTTGCCTTCAACAACGGAATGATTTCGTCTAACCCCTTTGCCAACTACCACATCAAACTCAACAGAGTTGACCGAGGTTATCTCACCAATGAGGAGTTAGAGACAATGATGTCTAAAGAGATTAACATAAAGAGGTTAGACCAAGTGCGTGACGTGTTTGTGTTTTGTTGCTTCACGGGGCTTTCGTATGTCGATGTTCGCAACTTAACTCACAGTAATGTAAGGACTTCCTTTGATGGCAAGGTGTGGATTATGACCAAACGCCAAAAGACTGACAACCCGGTCAATGTTCTGTTGCTTGATGTGCCACGAATGATTATCGAAAAGTATTCGGGCAAACTCCCCTGTCAGTTGGTACTGCCTGTAATGAGCAACCAGATAACAACCTAA
- a CDS encoding ATPase component BioM of energizing module of biotin ECF transporter yields MDKLQEHFDKLLRETTTGFHRYMYDRINWQGRMIGLTGPRGVGKTTLVLQYIKQILPRQDSLYVTAEDFYFAEHRLTDLADTFVKMGGKYLFIDEIHKYKDWSKELKLIYDYHPELKVVFTGSSVLDINKGASDLSRRAVMYHMQGLSFREYLKLFKGIELARYDLSDILEHKVILPDGFRPLAYFNDYLEQGYYPFALDSDFDLKLQQIITQSLETDIPQYADMNVSTGRKLKQLLSIIARSVPFKPNISTIATSLGASRNSIADYCLYIEEAGLIAQLRDETGGIRGLGKVDKIYLDNTNLIYSLGREFVDVGNVRETFFLNQLRVRHDVITSSVADFQIDDMTFEVGGKNKKQKQLQGVSNGYLAKDDIETGYSNVIPLWQLGLEY; encoded by the coding sequence ATGGACAAACTTCAAGAACATTTCGACAAATTACTACGTGAAACCACCACTGGATTTCACCGCTATATGTACGACCGCATCAATTGGCAGGGGCGTATGATAGGGCTTACCGGTCCTCGTGGGGTTGGTAAAACGACGCTTGTGCTCCAGTACATCAAGCAAATTTTGCCTCGTCAAGACTCTTTATATGTCACAGCGGAGGATTTCTACTTTGCCGAACATCGACTGACTGATTTGGCTGATACATTCGTTAAAATGGGCGGAAAATATCTGTTCATTGACGAGATTCACAAATACAAGGATTGGTCAAAAGAGCTAAAACTTATTTACGACTATCATCCTGAACTGAAGGTCGTTTTTACCGGTTCGTCGGTTTTGGACATCAACAAAGGGGCTTCAGACCTTAGTCGCAGGGCCGTAATGTACCATATGCAGGGGCTCTCTTTTCGGGAATATCTGAAACTGTTCAAAGGTATTGAGCTTGCCCGTTACGACCTCTCGGATATATTGGAGCATAAGGTTATTTTACCCGATGGTTTCCGTCCATTGGCCTATTTCAACGACTACTTGGAACAGGGGTATTATCCGTTTGCCTTAGATTCAGACTTCGATTTGAAGTTGCAGCAGATAATTACGCAATCACTCGAAACTGATATTCCACAGTATGCCGATATGAATGTGTCGACAGGGCGTAAACTCAAGCAGTTGCTATCCATCATTGCTCGCAGTGTACCTTTCAAACCCAACATCAGCACTATTGCCACTTCGCTTGGTGCAAGTCGCAACAGTATTGCCGACTATTGCTTATATATTGAAGAGGCCGGACTTATCGCCCAACTTCGAGATGAAACGGGTGGTATTCGTGGCTTGGGCAAGGTTGATAAAATCTACTTAGATAATACCAATTTGATATATAGCCTTGGACGCGAATTTGTTGACGTTGGTAATGTGCGTGAAACGTTTTTCCTCAATCAGCTCCGTGTAAGACACGATGTTATTACCTCTTCGGTTGCCGATTTCCAGATTGATGATATGACCTTTGAGGTGGGCGGCAAGAACAAAAAGCAGAAGCAACTGCAAGGTGTGTCAAATGGATATCTTGCAAAGGACGATATCGAAACCGGCTATTCCAACGTTATTCCGCTGTGGCAATTGGGTCTTGAATATTAA
- a CDS encoding transposase, whose amino-acid sequence MDRRSQEYQIMRDKALSQLRSGESLTGKDGAFAPLLKEFLEAALDGEMAAHLDEAERQQGNKRNGRGSKRVKTMAGEIEIETPQDRHSSFTPEILRKRETILADNMSSKIISLYGMGMSLRDISAHIEEMYDVEISHNTLSEIIERIVPKVKEWQSRPLESMYTIVWLDAMHYKVKDGGRTESRAVYNVLAVNKDGRKELIGMYVSESEGANFWLSVLTDLKARGMKDVLIACIDNLTGFAEAISTIFPQVIIQSCIVHQIRNSLKYIASKDQKEFMGDLKTVYQAPTLDLAELNLDKLEDKWGQKYPVVIGSWRRNWDKLSAYFAYDEHIRRLIYTTNAVEGFHRQARKVTKTKGVFPNDMALMKLLYLAVLNISKKWTQPLPNWALTAGQLRIKFGERMPMEL is encoded by the coding sequence ATGGATAGGAGAAGTCAGGAGTATCAAATAATGCGTGATAAGGCATTATCTCAGCTTCGGAGTGGGGAGTCACTCACGGGCAAAGATGGGGCATTTGCTCCACTGTTGAAAGAATTTTTAGAAGCCGCTTTGGATGGCGAAATGGCAGCTCATCTCGACGAGGCGGAACGCCAGCAAGGCAACAAGCGTAACGGTCGAGGAAGCAAACGAGTCAAAACGATGGCAGGTGAGATTGAAATAGAGACACCTCAGGATCGTCATAGCAGTTTTACACCCGAGATTCTCAGGAAACGGGAGACCATTTTGGCGGATAATATGTCCTCCAAGATCATCAGTTTGTATGGTATGGGTATGAGCCTGAGGGATATATCTGCTCATATCGAAGAGATGTATGACGTTGAGATATCGCACAATACGCTGAGTGAAATTATCGAACGTATAGTTCCCAAGGTCAAGGAGTGGCAAAGTCGTCCTTTGGAGTCGATGTACACTATCGTTTGGCTCGATGCGATGCACTACAAGGTCAAAGATGGTGGACGTACGGAGAGTCGAGCCGTTTATAATGTACTGGCAGTCAATAAGGATGGTCGCAAAGAGTTAATCGGGATGTATGTATCTGAGAGTGAGGGAGCGAACTTCTGGTTGAGTGTATTGACCGATTTGAAAGCACGTGGGATGAAAGATGTTTTGATTGCCTGCATTGACAACCTTACGGGCTTTGCCGAGGCAATCTCCACCATTTTCCCGCAAGTAATCATTCAGAGCTGCATCGTTCACCAAATCCGCAACTCATTGAAATACATTGCCTCCAAAGATCAAAAGGAGTTTATGGGTGATTTGAAGACGGTCTATCAAGCTCCCACTCTGGATTTAGCCGAACTCAATCTTGATAAATTGGAGGATAAATGGGGGCAGAAATACCCTGTTGTTATAGGCTCGTGGCGACGAAATTGGGATAAGCTTAGTGCCTATTTTGCTTATGATGAGCATATTCGCAGACTTATCTACACAACTAATGCTGTTGAGGGATTTCATCGTCAGGCACGGAAAGTTACCAAGACGAAGGGTGTTTTCCCTAATGATATGGCATTGATGAAGTTACTCTACTTAGCGGTGCTCAACATCTCCAAGAAATGGACTCAACCCCTTCCGAATTGGGCGTTAACAGCAGGTCAATTACGGATAAAGTTTGGCGAAAGGATGCCTATGGAGTTATAG
- a CDS encoding transposase, translating into MDRRSQEYQIMRDKALSQLRSGESLTGKDGAFAPLLKEFLEAALDGEMAAHLDEAERQQGNKRNGRGSKRVKTMAGEIEIETPQDRHSSFTPEILRKRETILADNMSSKIISLYGMGMSLRDISAHIEEMYDVEISHNTLSEIIERIVPKVKEWQSRPLESMYTIVWLDAMHYKVKDGGRTESRAVYNVLAVNKDGRKELIGMYVSESEGANFWLSVLTDLKARGMKDVLIACIDNLTGFAEAIATIFPQVIIQSCIVHQIRNSLKYIASKDKKEFMGDLKTVYQAPTLDLAELNLDKLEDKWGQKYPVVIGSWRRNWDKLSAYFAYDEHIRRLIYTTNAVEGFHRQARKVTKTKGVFPNDMALMKLLYLAVLNISKKWTQPLPNWALTAGQLRIKFGERMPMEL; encoded by the coding sequence ATGGATAGGAGAAGTCAGGAGTATCAAATAATGCGTGATAAGGCATTATCTCAGCTTCGGAGTGGGGAGTCACTCACGGGCAAAGATGGGGCATTTGCTCCACTGTTGAAAGAATTTTTAGAAGCCGCTTTGGATGGCGAAATGGCAGCTCATCTCGACGAGGCGGAACGCCAGCAAGGCAACAAGCGTAACGGTCGAGGAAGCAAACGAGTCAAAACGATGGCAGGTGAGATTGAAATAGAGACACCTCAGGATCGTCATAGCAGTTTTACACCCGAGATTCTCAGGAAACGGGAGACCATTTTGGCGGATAATATGTCCTCCAAGATCATCAGTTTGTATGGTATGGGTATGAGCCTGAGGGATATATCTGCTCATATCGAAGAGATGTATGACGTTGAGATATCGCACAATACGCTGAGTGAAATTATCGAACGTATAGTTCCCAAGGTCAAGGAGTGGCAAAGTCGTCCTTTGGAGTCGATGTACACTATCGTTTGGCTCGATGCGATGCACTACAAGGTCAAAGATGGTGGACGTACGGAGAGCCGAGCCGTTTATAATGTGCTGGCAGTCAATAAGGATGGTCGCAAAGAGTTAATCGGGATGTATGTATCTGAGAGTGAGGGAGCGAACTTCTGGTTGAGTGTATTGACCGATTTGAAAGCACGTGGGATGAAAGATGTTTTGATTGCCTGCATTGACAACCTTACGGGCTTTGCCGAGGCAATAGCCACCATTTTCCCGCAAGTAATCATTCAGAGCTGCATCGTTCATCAAATCCGCAACTCATTGAAATACATTGCCTCCAAAGACAAAAAGGAGTTTATGGGTGATTTGAAGACGGTCTATCAAGCTCCCACTCTGGATTTAGCCGAACTCAATCTTGATAAATTGGAGGATAAATGGGGGCAGAAATACCCTGTTGTTATAGGCTCGTGGCGACGAAATTGGGATAAGCTTAGTGCCTATTTTGCTTATGATGAGCATATTCGCAGACTTATCTACACAACTAATGCTGTTGAGGGATTTCATCGTCAGGCACGGAAAGTTACCAAGACGAAGGGTGTTTTCCCTAATGATATGGCATTGATGAAGTTACTCTACTTAGCGGTGCTCAACATCTCCAAGAAATGGACTCAACCCCTTCCGAATTGGGCGTTAACAGCAGGTCAATTACGGATAAAGTTTGGCGAAAGGATGCCTATGGAGTTATAG
- a CDS encoding DNA methylase, whose translation MYQIIPQQISQSKRKEVNAKILSAIESGNGAISAEEVYNQYTGIGGLHELKQADFSSYHDFAQAKREAEMGQFFTPHEICSQMVEAIKPQPNEMVMDMCCGMGNFFNFLPNQHNVYGFDIDPDAVRVAKYLYPNANIQVANLCTHNPEERFDIVIGNPPFNLDFDGIQSQFYYCNKAYWMLKPSGLLMMIVPVSFLQNEFWQRPKVNAMNRDFSFIGQTKLAADAFKSVGVEKFETKIMVFMRESKNIEMNPYNAEEFVSMEKLTTRIAQAKGITEESKLQIRQETKEEISAESREFEYKLKKYLYEIKTHKSLEKHYDKALALVAKFRNQRPPEGCTLDEHKAWEKRKLTYNKVLAVLKRYIKNQNVVHRKEIALVKTQNGFKLKGYAPHLLDKVAVKSVSLNDILSVGAKLPRPEKMTAKLRRQYVAVERFIERKRNEYKLQSRSFETMQRDEALDTKIQSLTFYNKDMQACSFTELQQHDMGLVFQKRYALLNWQQGSGKTAVAYHYGKHREPHTKNTVILAPAIAIHLTWEPFLQRHGERYIIASKPEHLVNVPKGAFILLSLTMISELVGPLKEFMKVRSNKICLLFDESDEITNPSAKRTRQSLNIFRRAKFKLLATGTTTRNNIGELYSQFELLYNNSVNMMCNAYNVYFQNKDGAIESKTNDRYREPFPARGGAVLFKACFCPGKASVFGIEKQNQDVYNQEHLAALIEKSIITRKFKEFAGEKYEIINYTVTPSDGERAVYRTILEKFHEILHFYFNPIADKKKESQLNLVRQIQLLIKACSVPHKMSGYFGCGYPQKAITIEHKLRYELKGKVAIGCTSLDAVELRL comes from the coding sequence ATGTATCAAATAATTCCACAACAAATATCGCAGTCCAAGCGAAAGGAGGTCAATGCGAAGATACTCTCAGCCATCGAGAGCGGCAACGGAGCTATCTCTGCCGAAGAGGTTTACAATCAATATACAGGCATCGGAGGTCTGCACGAGTTGAAGCAGGCGGACTTCTCATCTTACCACGACTTTGCACAGGCGAAACGTGAGGCGGAGATGGGTCAGTTCTTCACACCACACGAAATATGTAGCCAGATGGTCGAAGCGATTAAACCGCAGCCGAATGAGATGGTGATGGATATGTGTTGTGGAATGGGTAACTTTTTCAACTTCCTGCCAAACCAACACAACGTTTATGGGTTCGACATTGACCCGGATGCGGTGCGGGTGGCCAAATATCTCTATCCCAATGCAAATATCCAAGTCGCCAACCTCTGTACCCACAACCCAGAAGAGCGTTTTGACATCGTAATCGGCAACCCACCGTTCAACCTCGACTTTGACGGCATTCAATCCCAGTTTTACTACTGCAACAAGGCGTACTGGATGCTCAAACCATCGGGGCTACTGATGATGATTGTGCCGGTGTCGTTCCTGCAAAACGAGTTCTGGCAGCGGCCAAAGGTCAATGCAATGAACCGTGACTTCTCGTTTATCGGGCAGACCAAACTTGCTGCCGATGCTTTCAAAAGCGTAGGCGTTGAGAAGTTCGAGACCAAAATTATGGTCTTTATGCGGGAGTCGAAAAACATCGAGATGAATCCCTACAACGCTGAGGAGTTTGTCTCGATGGAGAAACTAACCACTCGTATTGCCCAAGCTAAGGGAATTACCGAGGAGTCCAAACTACAAATCAGACAGGAGACCAAAGAGGAGATTTCAGCCGAAAGCCGAGAGTTTGAATATAAACTCAAAAAATATCTCTACGAAATCAAAACCCACAAGTCACTCGAAAAGCATTACGACAAGGCTCTCGCCCTCGTTGCTAAGTTCCGTAACCAGCGACCGCCCGAAGGGTGCACCCTCGATGAGCACAAGGCGTGGGAGAAGCGTAAACTCACCTACAACAAGGTGCTTGCGGTGCTCAAACGATATATCAAAAATCAGAATGTCGTACACCGCAAAGAGATAGCATTAGTCAAGACGCAAAATGGCTTCAAGTTGAAGGGCTATGCACCGCATCTATTGGATAAGGTAGCTGTAAAATCCGTATCACTGAACGATATTTTATCCGTTGGGGCGAAGTTGCCACGTCCCGAAAAGATGACTGCCAAACTCCGACGACAATATGTCGCTGTCGAGCGGTTTATCGAACGCAAACGAAATGAATATAAACTGCAATCGAGAAGTTTTGAGACGATGCAGCGTGATGAGGCGTTGGATACTAAGATTCAGTCGCTTACATTCTACAATAAAGATATGCAGGCGTGCAGCTTCACCGAGCTGCAACAGCACGATATGGGGTTGGTGTTTCAGAAACGATACGCTCTTTTGAACTGGCAACAGGGCTCAGGTAAAACGGCAGTAGCATATCATTACGGCAAGCACCGAGAGCCACACACCAAAAACACGGTTATTCTCGCTCCTGCAATCGCCATTCACCTAACGTGGGAGCCATTTCTGCAACGGCACGGCGAGAGATACATCATCGCCAGCAAGCCCGAGCACCTTGTAAATGTACCCAAAGGAGCATTCATTCTGCTGTCACTGACAATGATTAGCGAATTGGTGGGGCCGCTCAAAGAGTTTATGAAGGTGCGCTCCAATAAAATATGCCTCTTGTTTGATGAGTCGGACGAAATTACTAACCCCTCAGCCAAACGCACACGGCAATCGCTCAACATATTCCGCAGGGCTAAATTCAAACTATTGGCAACTGGAACAACCACCCGAAACAATATCGGTGAATTGTACTCGCAATTTGAGCTGCTCTACAACAACTCAGTCAATATGATGTGCAACGCCTACAACGTCTATTTCCAGAATAAAGATGGAGCGATTGAGAGCAAAACCAATGATCGCTACCGTGAACCGTTCCCTGCTCGTGGTGGTGCGGTGCTCTTCAAAGCGTGCTTCTGCCCGGGCAAGGCTTCAGTATTTGGTATCGAAAAGCAGAATCAAGACGTTTACAACCAAGAACATTTGGCGGCACTTATCGAAAAGAGCATCATCACCCGCAAGTTCAAAGAGTTTGCCGGTGAGAAGTACGAGATTATCAACTACACCGTAACGCCCAGCGATGGTGAACGAGCCGTTTATCGTACTATCCTCGAAAAGTTTCACGAGATTCTGCACTTCTATTTCAACCCGATTGCCGACAAGAAGAAGGAGTCTCAGTTGAACCTTGTTCGACAAATACAACTGCTTATCAAGGCGTGTTCAGTGCCGCATAAGATGAGTGGTTATTTCGGATGTGGCTATCCACAAAAGGCAATCACTATCGAACACAAGCTCAGATACGAACTCAAAGGCAAAGTTGCAATTGGTTGCACCTCGCTTGATGCGGTGGAGCTGAGACTGTAA
- a CDS encoding Integrase, with protein MSREKGKLTTADYLPIAEFNRLVDGLHADKLYMWELYCRLSFCTALRASDVLTLTWEDILDREFLDKTERKTQKGRRITFNPSVQHKIKELYELQGEPNKKGSPFLNPKTKSAYSLEYINRLLKGFKVRYRLPIKAFSTHTFRKTFGRYVYESNGRSAESLILLNSIFRHSSIDITKVYIGLRQAEIDKVFNSIKF; from the coding sequence ATGAGCAGAGAAAAAGGAAAACTAACAACGGCGGACTATCTGCCAATTGCAGAGTTTAATCGCTTGGTAGATGGACTTCATGCTGACAAATTATATATGTGGGAGCTCTATTGCAGGTTGTCGTTCTGCACTGCTCTGAGGGCTTCGGATGTGTTGACGCTCACGTGGGAGGATATTCTCGACCGGGAGTTTCTCGACAAAACCGAGCGGAAAACGCAAAAAGGACGGCGGATCACATTCAACCCCTCAGTCCAGCATAAAATCAAAGAGTTATACGAATTGCAAGGCGAACCTAACAAAAAAGGTTCGCCTTTTTTAAACCCCAAAACCAAATCAGCCTATTCTTTAGAGTACATCAACCGACTGCTCAAAGGGTTCAAAGTGCGTTACCGACTACCTATCAAGGCATTCTCGACCCACACTTTCCGCAAGACATTCGGGCGGTATGTCTACGAGAGCAACGGACGGAGTGCCGAGTCGCTGATATTGCTTAACTCGATCTTCAGGCACTCAAGCATAGATATTACAAAGGTCTACATCGGTCTGCGACAAGCCGAGATAGACAAAGTTTTTAACTCGATAAAATTCTAA
- a CDS encoding Mobile element protein, translating into MGATQIPLAERREMVEKNHPRLSLVQQCILLNICRSGIYYASKGRASADELAVKAEIDRTYTKMPFYGVERMTEHLRKKGFTISPKRVRRYFRDMCISAIYPKPNTTWHNKEHKIYPYLLRGLTIDRVNQVWSTDITYIPMNGGYMYLCAIIDWHSRFVLAWGISNTHDSEFCQELLKEAIARYGKPEIFNTDQGSEFTAKEFVKILEENEIQISMDGKGRALDNIFVERLWRSVKYEYIYLSNPGSGKELYDGLTDYFRLYNTERLHQSLEYKTPSEVYMTAA; encoded by the coding sequence GTGGGAGCTACTCAAATCCCGTTAGCCGAGCGTAGAGAGATGGTAGAAAAGAATCATCCTCGGCTGAGTTTAGTTCAGCAGTGCATATTGCTAAACATTTGCCGCAGTGGCATATACTATGCGAGCAAAGGAAGAGCAAGTGCAGATGAGCTTGCTGTTAAAGCAGAGATAGACCGCACCTATACCAAAATGCCTTTCTATGGTGTCGAGCGGATGACTGAACACTTGCGAAAGAAGGGTTTTACGATAAGCCCTAAGCGAGTGCGTCGTTACTTTCGGGATATGTGCATCAGTGCTATCTACCCCAAGCCTAACACCACGTGGCATAATAAGGAGCATAAGATATACCCCTATCTATTGCGAGGATTAACTATTGACAGGGTAAATCAGGTTTGGAGTACCGACATCACCTATATCCCAATGAATGGAGGTTATATGTACCTGTGCGCCATCATTGATTGGCATTCGCGCTTTGTGTTGGCTTGGGGGATAAGCAATACTCACGATAGCGAGTTCTGCCAAGAGTTGCTCAAAGAGGCTATTGCCAGATACGGCAAGCCGGAGATATTCAACACCGACCAAGGGAGTGAGTTCACGGCCAAGGAGTTCGTTAAGATACTTGAAGAAAATGAGATACAGATAAGTATGGACGGTAAAGGTAGGGCTTTGGATAATATTTTTGTCGAAAGGTTGTGGCGCAGCGTAAAATATGAGTATATTTACCTGTCGAACCCCGGCAGCGGCAAAGAGTTATATGATGGCTTGACTGACTATTTTCGTCTTTACAACACCGAAAGGCTACATCAATCGCTTGAATACAAGACTCCGAGTGAGGTCTATATGACGGCGGCATAG
- a CDS encoding Tyrosine type site-specific recombinase — translation MEEKKVVTLETVRNRYYGNDAESAPEKTICSIYAEHNEKCRALIGIDFTQSTVEKFDTSLHHLKEFVTHHYHKDDLPLSQVNGEFVRGLDFFLKTVHKCKQNSTIKHLKNLKKIVRIALVNEWMKKDPFYGIQFKHEEVNVEFLTNEELQRIINKEITLTRLAQVRDVFVFCCYTGLAFIDVQQLTHSHITTDVNGATWIRKNRQKTGTMCNIPVLSKAQEIIERYSNHPQCLKKGVLLPVMANQNMNAYLKEIADLCEIKKRLSTHVARHTCATTVMLANNVRMENVSKILGHSSTKMTQHYAKVLDSSIMQDMAHVEKKMANL, via the coding sequence ATGGAAGAGAAGAAGGTGGTTACACTTGAAACTGTCCGTAATCGCTACTACGGTAACGATGCGGAGAGTGCACCCGAGAAAACCATCTGTAGTATCTATGCCGAACACAATGAGAAGTGCCGAGCCCTCATCGGAATTGACTTTACGCAATCTACTGTTGAGAAATTTGACACTTCGTTACACCATCTCAAAGAGTTCGTCACGCACCACTACCATAAAGATGACCTGCCACTATCGCAGGTAAATGGAGAGTTTGTTCGCGGGTTGGACTTTTTTCTAAAGACAGTCCACAAATGCAAACAGAACTCAACTATCAAACACCTGAAAAATCTGAAGAAGATTGTGCGTATTGCTTTGGTTAATGAATGGATGAAGAAAGACCCATTCTATGGCATTCAGTTCAAGCACGAGGAGGTTAACGTAGAATTCCTGACCAACGAGGAGTTGCAACGCATCATCAACAAGGAGATTACTCTGACACGCCTTGCCCAAGTGCGCGATGTATTCGTATTTTGTTGCTATACGGGTTTAGCCTTCATTGATGTTCAGCAATTAACGCATAGCCACATCACCACAGATGTGAATGGTGCAACATGGATTCGTAAAAACAGACAAAAGACCGGCACTATGTGTAATATCCCGGTGCTGTCAAAAGCTCAAGAGATAATCGAACGTTACAGCAACCACCCTCAGTGCCTCAAAAAGGGGGTCTTATTGCCCGTAATGGCAAATCAGAATATGAATGCCTACCTGAAAGAGATAGCCGATTTATGCGAGATAAAAAAGCGGCTCTCGACACACGTCGCCCGGCACACCTGTGCCACTACGGTGATGCTTGCCAATAATGTCAGAATGGAGAACGTATCTAAAATCTTGGGGCACTCCTCAACAAAGATGACTCAACACTACGCCAAGGTGCTCGACAGCTCAATAATGCAAGATATGGCTCATGTCGAAAAGAAGATGGCTAACTTGTAA